One segment of Rosa chinensis cultivar Old Blush chromosome 6, RchiOBHm-V2, whole genome shotgun sequence DNA contains the following:
- the LOC112169496 gene encoding heat shock cognate 70 kDa protein 2-like, with the protein METVENCVRDAKSDRKIVDDIVLVGGSTRIPKGQQLLQDFFNGKELCKSINPDEAIAYGAALQAAVLRGGIEKVQDLLLLDVTPHSLGCMRYTGEYRVYVPRNTTIPTKKLKWPQLGGLSRVEIESMIKEAEKYKLEDQDNNEKVKAKPALVDCL; encoded by the exons ATGGAGACTGTGGAGAATTGTGTGAGGGATGCTAAAAGTGATAGGAAAATTGTTGATGATATTGTTCTTGTTGGTGGATCTACTAGAATTCCCAAGGGACAACAACTATTGCAAGATTTCTTTAATGGTAAGGAGCTTTGCAAGAGCATCAATCCTGACGAAGCAATTGCATATGGTGCTGCCTTACAGGCTGCAGTTTTGCGTGGTGGCATCGAGAAGGTTCAAGACTTACTCTTGTTGGATGTAACTCCACATTCCCTTGGTTGTATGCGTTACACAGGAGAATATAGAGTTTATGTCCCAAGAAACACTACCATTCCCACCAAAAAACTAAAATGGCCACAACT AGGGGGGTTATCTAGAGTGGAAATTGAGAGCATGATCAAGGAAGCAGAGAAGTACAAGTTAGAGGACCAGGACAATAACGAGAAAGTGAAGGCTAAGCCTGCATTGGTAGACTGCCTATAA